In the Anaerolineae bacterium genome, CAGCCTGGCGGTCTTCCATATTGCGCTGGAGCGGACCACCGCTGCCAACGCCACATTTCTGGGCAACCTGGCCCCGCTGTGGGTGGGCGTGATCACCCTGCTGGTGCTGCGCCGCGCCCTGCCGCGCCTGTTCTGGCCGGGCATGGCGGTTGCCCTGCTGGGCGCGGGGCTGATGGTTTTCAGCGAAGGCGGGCTGACCGGCGTTCATAGCGGTGACCTGATCATCTTCGCCAACAGCACGATCTGGGCCGCCTACCAGGTGCTGACCGGGGAGGCGCGGGCGCGCATCAGCGCGTTGACCTGGGGCTGGATGGTGACCGGGATCGGCATGCTGATCCTGATCCCGCTGACGCTGTTGCGGGGCTATTCCCTGACCGGCTACGATGGGCCGACGATCGCGGCGCTGGTGGCCGCCGGGTTGATCTCGCAGTTTGGCGGGTTTATGGGCTACAACTACGCGTTGGGCTATGTCCCGGTAGCGCGGGCCTCGGTGATCAATCTGCTACAGCCAGTGATCACGGCGGTGGTTGCGGCCCTGTTGCTGGGCGAACCGTTTGGCGGCTGGCGGCTGGCCGGCGGGGCGCTGGTGTTGACCGGTATCTACGTGGCGACGCGCCCCGGCTACAGCCGCCTGGCCTCCCAACAGGCAGCGGAGGCCTGAGCAGCCCCCGCTACAGCGCCTGCTGCAGCGGCCACCGCCCGGCCCCCCGCCTGAACTCCTGAACGGTTATTGCTCGCGTGACCAGCGCTCGCGGTCAACTTCCGTGACGAAAACGACGTTGCCTTCCTGATCCAGGATGCGTATCTCCTTGGCCTGCAGGTCAGCGTCCAGATTCCACAGCGGTACAACCAGATCAACAACCGCGCTGGCCTGCATCTCAGAAGTATGGGCCATATCTCGCTGGGCGTCTTCTCCGCCATAGACGTGCAGACGACGCGGGTCCTCAATCCCAAAGCGCAGGCTGCGCTCCCCAACGACTTCGACCGTCCACTCGCCGGGGCGCTCAGCGACATTGGGCGCGTAACTATTGATGATCCGTCCCCGTTCAAGCTGGACGCCCTTGAGCCTACCCTCGGGGTCCGATTCAATGACCAGGGTCAGGATGGCCACCTGCCGCCCGTCCGGCGGGGTTGGCGCCGGCGTCAGGCCGTCAGCGGGCACGAAGGTAGGCTTGGGGCCGATTTCGTTCTGGGCAGTGATGGCGGCGGAGCCAAACAGGAGCGCCACTCCCACCAGCGCCAGCACGCCCAGCCCGGCGGTCAGAAGAACAGTCTGTTTGCGGTTCATCGCCAGACTCCTTTGCCTTTATGGCCAGTCCCAGTTGGTGGGGGCGAACACACTTGGCGCGTTGACGGTCGCACCGAGGGCGGTGAGCACATTGCGCACGATCACCCAGTCAGCCGGCCCGAATTCCCAGACGGTCGGCCCGGCGTCACGCATCAGGTCGATGTTGTTGTCCTCGGAACGCCACCAGGTGGTACCGTTATTGGCGGTGAAGGATCGGCAGTTGCGCCAGCCGGCATTGGCCGCGTCACTGGTGCAGGCGGCCTGGCTGTTATACAGAATCGGGGAGATGTTCCAGTAACCACCGTCACAACAGTATTCATCCGGCAGGCCAAAGGCCGCGTGCCCGGATTCGTGGACGGCGATCCACTCTCTGCCGCCACCGGCCATGGCGCTGGCCCGCCCGCCGCCGCCACAATCGCGGACGCCGGCCTCGCGGTGGACGATCACGACCAGCTCGGCGAAGGCGGCGTCGGCCAGGTTCGGCCAGGTGATGCGCGGGCAGATGCCGCTGGTCGGCGGCTCGACATCGCCGCCGGCGGCCGTGGAGAACCAGAAGTTGAACAGGCCCAGGTTGGCGCCAACAACAGCATTCTGCCAGAAGCCAGTATCGATCAGGTCAGCCACGTCATTAAGAAAATTTTGGCGGTTGGCGGTGTTGGTCAGGGCGCCATAGCCCTCGTCCGCCACGAAGACAACATCAATCGCGCTGGCCGGGTCGCGCCAGCGGATGGCCGAAAACACGGTAGTGCCGACGGAAAACGCCGGTGTCGCCGTAGCGGAAAGGGTGAAATCGCAGCCGGTCAGGATCAGGGCCAGCAGCGTCAGTCCGCCCAGCAGGCGACGCCAGGGCACGGCACTTCGGCGATGCTCGTCCATAACAGGGTCTCCTTGAGATGCTACAGGACAGGGATGAATACGAGCACGCAGCGCTCGCCGCGTGACGACACAGGTGGGCTGACGGGGTAGCACCCGGGCCAGGCAGGAGGACTGCCGGTCGATAACCGCTCGGACAGTCCGGGGAAGTCCGTGCCCGCCGGACATCCTCAGTCACTTATACAGGAGTTTTATGGAGTGCGCAAATCTGATTTTTCGGGGTTATCCAGCGGCAGAGCGCTATCAAAACGGGAGCGCCGGGCACAGACTCCGGCGCTCCCCTGCTCCATGGGTTGCTGCTGGCGGCGCTCATGCGCCGGGCATGGTGTAACGCTCGCGGATGTTGGGCACCAGGTATTCGTCAAAGGCGCGGCGCAGGTCGTAATCGGGTGCCCAGCCCCAGTCCTGCCGGGCGCGACTGTCGTCCTGGTCGACCGGCCAGCTATCCACGATGCCCTGCCGCCGCCGATCCGGGGCAAAGGTGATCTGTGCGCCGGGGAAGGCCCGCAGTACCTCCCCGCGGAAGTCCCCGGCGGAGAGGCTGAAGCTGGTCACATTGTAGACATGGGTGGTCAGGCGTTCCTGCGGCGCGGCTTCCAGCATCAGCAGGGCCTTGATCGCGTCCGGCATGGCCATGAAGGGCATGGTTGTATCTTCCCGGACGAAGCAGGCGTACGGCTCGCCCCGCGCGGCAGCGTGCAGCATCTCCGGGCCATAGTCGCTGGTACCGCCGCTGGGCACGGTGAAGGCGCTGATCAGGCCGGGGAAGCGAATGGCGCGGAAGTCCACCGTGTGAGGCGGGCGTTCGGCGGCCAGCTGGCGGTAATGACGGGCGTAGTAGCGACCCAGGTGCTCGGCGTAGAGCTTGTTGCAGCCGTACATGGTGGTCGGGATGTTCCACTCATGCTCGCGGACGGCCCCGGCGCTGGCCTTGGTGGCCAGGTCCGGCAGGCCATAGACGGCGATCGAACTGGGAAAGATAAACTTGACCGGCTGGCCCAGCCACATGGCCTGGTCAACAGCCAGCTTGAGCAGGCCCAGTGTGCCATCGACATTGACGCGGTGGGCGGCCTCCGGCGTGAATTCCGCGCGGGTAGAGAGCAAAGCGGCCAGGTGAAAGATGCGCGGAATCGAAAACTCTGAAACCAGGCGATCCATTAATTTGTCATCCAACAGATCGCCGGTGATGCTGTACGGGCAGTGTTTGCGGATCTCGTCTGGCAGGGGGCGGACATCCAGGGCCAGGATATTGCGCACACCGCTGGCGGACAGACGCTGGATCAGGGCCTGGCCCATCTCGCCGCTGGCGCCCGTCACAAGCACAACTTCTTTGCGCATGGCTTCTCCTTGAGATGCGTATCGCTGTCTTCCGGCCAGCTGGCCAGCGCCCTGGGCGCCCTGGCGGGCCGGCGATGGGCATTCTAGCGCCCTCAGGCGGCGCCTGCCAGGTTCCGATCCTCATCAAGCGGGACGCCAAGTGACCTGTCATGCTCGCGCAGCATACCGCCATAAGGCAGCAGGCCGGCGGGCGCCGGCTGACCGATCAGGAGGAGCGATCGGCGGCGGCAAACGTGAAAATCGCCGCGGCAATACAACATGAGGTAAACCCGCCGGGCGTTCTGGCGGAAGTAAGCGAACATCGGACAGGCTTCTACAAACTCGCAAACCTGCTGTTCAGGGGCCATGCGGAATATGGTCTCTTGGTTAGATAGCGAATCTCTATCCGTTGTCATGATAAAGTATAAAGTAAAATAGAATTTATCACCAAAGAATTAATGTTTTATTTACGATCCAGGGAAGTAGCTACCCGGTGGCAGCCTGCAGGATCGCCGCCAGAGCAGCCAGAGTCAGGCCGGTCGCCAGCAGCAGGAGGAAGGGGAACAGATTCGCCTGCTTGAGCCGGAAGCGCACAAAGGCAGCATGGAAGAGAAACAACAGCAGGTAACCCAGGACGGTTGTCCAGGCAGCGACGGGGTAGCCATAGGGGGGGATCAGGGCCACATTGAGGGCGATATTGGCTGCCGCCGCCAGCATCGTCCCCAGGGAGATTGTGCCGGTGCGCTTTTCGTAATATTCCAGGTTGACGTAGAAGGTGTGCGGCAACATAAAGAAGCATCCCGCCATCACCACCGGGACGATCGCCAGCCCTTCGCGGTATTCTGGCGGGGTCACCAGCCGGGCCAGCGGCGGCCCGACGATGATAAGGCCAGCGGTGACCACCGCAAACAGCAGCGTATACTGGCTGGCGCGGGCGCGGATGGCGGCGCGTATTGCGACGCGGGCAGTAGAGTCGCCTTCCTGCCCTTCACGGGCCATCTGCTCGAAGAACCAGGGCACCCAGGCGCGGTTGGCCCCAGCCCACAGCACAAAGACCACGCTGCCAATCTGGTAGGCGAAGCTGTAGATGCCCGCCGCTCCCAGCCCGGCATACTGGCCGATCAGCACCCGGTCAAACTGGCTCAACAACAGCCCGGCCAGCAGGTGCGGGATCAACGGCACGCTATAGGCCAGGGCGTAGCGCCAGGCTGCCCGATCGACCGGACGCCGCCCGCGCCACAATAGCCCCGCCCCCAGCACCAGCCCACCTCCCCCGCTGACCAGCGCAATACCCAGGGCGCGGGCCAGCGCCCCGTCCACGCCCGGCAGCCGACCCGGCAGGATCAGGATGAAAGCGAGGGATAGCACGATCCGCAGCAAGGCCAGGGCCAGGCTGAGCGCCGTATACAGCCGGTAGCGGTAGGCGTACAGCCAGGCTTCCAGGACGATCTCGATGACAAAGAGGCCCGCCGCTGCGGATGCCGCCAGCAACACCAGCCGCCGCTCAATGCGGAAGAGTGCTGCCAGTGTCTCCCCCGGCAACAGGGCCAGCCCGCCCAGCGCCGCCAGCGCCGTCAGCGTCCCCAGCGCAGCGATGGTGGAGAGAAACTGGCGGAAGCGCCGGTCATCATAGTCGTAGCGGGCGCGGCCCACTGCCCGATCCAGCCGGAGCGTGATCGTGCTGTTGAAGATCGTCATCCAGGTGAGGAACAGGGCAACCGCCCCGTATTCCTCCGGTGTCAGCAGCAGGGCGAAAACCGGCATGAACAGGAAGTCGAGGCCCTTTTGCAGGGTATGGCCGGTCACATACCACAGCGTGGTGCGGGCCGACCGGCTCTCCAGGGCGCGCTGGCCGCGGCGCAGGACAGCGATCATCGATGGCTATCCTCGCTCGCCGGCATCCGGACGCCGATCGCGGCCAGGAAGCGGGCCAGTTCCGGCGGGAAGGGAGCGTCCTCCGCGCTGATCAGCCAGGCTTCCGCCGCCGGGTTGAGCCAGCGCGTGGTGTGCAGGACACTGGACGGCCCGGAGGCCACCGCGCGCAGCGCCGATCCCAGCCGGGCGATGATCAGTTCGGCGGGAATAGTCCGCACCAGTACGCGAACATCCTCTCCTACCGCCAGCAGCCGGGCGAGGTCCTCCTGCTCGCGTGGGTGAGCTTTGAGCAGCACCTGCCAGCCCTGCCCCTCCCAGGCCCGGATCAGGCCGCGCAGGTTCGCCAGCAGCGCCGGAGTCAGAGCCGACGAATGAGGGACGCAGATCAGGGCGGGACGGCTCAGCCCCTGCCAGTCGAACAAGCCATCCTCCGGCGGGGCAAAGAGGCCGATCAGGGCGTCCAGCTCCGGCGGGGTAAAGACCGGGCGCGGCAGGGCGTGGCGTGGCAGCCGTCGCAGGGCAGCGTTGGCGTGCTCCGGAAAGGTCAGGTAAGCGGCCTGCAACAGGCTGAAGCCGCCCATGCCTTCCAGGCGCTCAAAGCCCCGCCCGTAGACCAGCGGGAAAAGCGCGGTCAGCCGCCTGGCATGGGTGCGCTCTGGCGGCTGGCGATCCACGTAGGCCGCCGCGCCATCTTCAACGGCATACAGGCGGCAGCCGGGGCTGCGCCGGAGGGCATCCACCGCGATCTGCTGGACATCCGGGCGCATGTCGTTAAACAGGTAAACGGTCTGCGGCGGATGGGGGGCCAGCAGATGGCGGGCGCGGCGGACAGCAGCAATCAGCGGCAGGTGAGCCGTGAGGCGGCGCAGCGGATGTGGCGGGCGCGGGGCGTCCTGTGCGCCAGGGAGCAGGATCGTCCGGCCCGACGCGGGCAGCAGCCCTGCCAGCCCATCAACGGCGCGGCGCGCGCCCTCGAAGTCGTTGAACACGGCCAGCCATGGCGAGGGACCAGGCTCGGCCCGGATCAGGCTGAGGCTATACAGGATGTGCAGCGGGGTATGAGCCAGAAAGAGGCGGATGGTCATCAGTAGAGCAGCCTGGCGCCAATGCGCCGCAGATAGCGGACGGTCGCCGGACGGATCGGGCGGCGTTCCCGGCGCAACAGGGTGCGTTCCGCCCACAGGGCGCCCAGCATGCCCAGCGCTACGCCCGGTCGCCGGGTCCTGATCAGCGCCGCCACACCCCAGATCAGCATCGTGGTCAGCGGGTAGGGCAGCGGCAACAGACGCCAGGCCATACGCGCCTTATTGAGACTGTAATGCTGCCAGCGCTCGACTTCCTCCAGGCGCCCCTCTGACGAGGTGTAATGGCGGGCGGCAACCTCCGGCAGGTACACGATCTCCCAGCCGGCGTCAATCAGGCGCAGGCTCAGATCGATCTCCTCCATGGCGTAGAAGTAACGCTCCGGGTAGACCTCCGGGCCGCCCAGCGCCGCAGCGCGCAGGGCATGCGCTGTGCCCAGGAAGTAAGGGGCCGGGGTAGGCGCCGTCAGGGCGCGGGCGTAGGCCTTATCGGGGTAAGGTAGATGGCGCTCATCCAGCCGTCCGTCCGGGTGCAGGATGCGCCCACACAGCCCGCCGCAGCGCGGATTGGCGGCGAAGTACCCCACGATCCGGCTGACTTCCTGCGGGGTAGACCATGCGGCGTCGTCATCGATGAAGATCAGCAGATCGCCCCGGGCCAGCCTGATCCCCAGGTTGCGCCCGCCGCAGACGCCCAGATTGTGCGGCGCGTGCTCCACGTGGAGCCGGGCGCGGTCATCCAGCGGGGGAAGGCGCAGGGTTTCCTGCGGGCCATTGTTGATCAGGATGATCTCATAGGGTGCAGGCAGACCCTCCTGACGGAAGATCGATTCCAGGCAGCGGTACAGATCATCCTGGCGTCCGTAGGTGATGACAATAAAGGAAAGCTGCATGGCAGGCGTTTCATCCGACGCTCAGGTTAAGCCTGGCTTATTATAGACATACAGGCCCCTCCTGGCATACCGGTCGCAGCCGGCAGCCGGGAGACTGGGAGACCGGCAAGAAAGAGGCAGGAGGCAAGCGGCAGGTGACAGGAACAGAGACGCCGGGACACCCGGCCCCTTGCGGCAGCAGGGCGGATCGTTTACTGTTGGACCAGCGTGGATCGCGGGGGCGGCTTCCCCCGCCTGGTGATGAGGTGAAGCGATGCGTGACGTGATCAAGACTTCCGACGCCCCAAAGGCCATCGGGCCATATTCGCAGGGGATCCGAATCGGCAACCTGGTCTATACAGCCGGTCAGGCAGCAGTTGACCCGGCGACCGGTCGTCTGATCGAGGGCGACATCAAGGCCCAGACCGAGCAGACGATGAAGAACCTGGACGCCATCCTCAGGGCGGCGGGCACTTCCCTGCAGCGTGCCGTCAAGGCGAATGTCTACCTGCACAACATCGCCGATTTCGCCGCCATGAACGAGGTCTACGCCCGCTGGATTGACCCGGAGAAGCCGCCGGCGCGGACGACCGTCGGTGGGCTGGATTTGCCACTAGGGGCGCTGGTGGAGATCGAGGTGGTGGCCGACGCGAGCGAGGGCAGCTGACGCCTTAACAGGGAGCAGAAGGGAGTACCAGGCCGCCGGTGACGATCATCGGCGGCCTGGAGGGTGGTGGAAGTGTCCTTAACGATTTACTGAAAAACCAAGTTATTGTCTCCCCCCTCTACCCCCCGATCACCTGTAGCTCGCGCGGGAAGGTCGTCAGCGATTCCGCGCCGTCTGCTGTGATCAGCACGTTGTCTTCAATGCGCACCCCGCCCACCCCCGGCAGGTAGACACCCGGCTCCACCGTGAAGACATGGCCCGGCTCCAGCAACTGCGCATTCCCCTCGCGGATATAGGGGCCTTCGTGCACTTCCATGCCCAGGCCGTGCCCGGTGCGATGGGTGAAGTACGCCCCCAGCCCGGCCTTCTCGATTTCGGCACGGGCGGCGCGGTCGACTTCCTGGCAGGGCACACCCGGTCCGGCAGCCCGGCGCCCGGCGGCGTTGGCCGCGTAGACCGCCGCGTAAGCCTCCCGCAAACGCGCGTCCGGCTCCCCCAGGGCGAAGGTGCGGGTGATATCGGAGGTATAGTGGTCGAAGCTGATGCCGAAGTCAAAGAGCAGCAGGTCGCCTTCGCGCAGGGCGCGGCTTCCGGGGACGCCGTGTGGCAGGGCGCTATTCGGTCCGCCCAGCACGATCGGCGGGAAGAGCAGCTCGCCCCCACCGCGCTGCAACATAGCGATCACCAGAGCGTTAGCGATCTGGCGCTCGGTCATGCCGGGCCGGACAGTCCCGATCACCTCCTGCAGGGCATCCTGGCTGATGGCAATCGCCCGGCGCAGGGCGGCCACCTCGGCGGCGTCCTTGCGCAGCCGCAGCGCGGCCAGCGCGTCCCCGGCGTCGGTGATGACAGCCCCCGGCGCATGGCGGGTGATCAACAGCGCCTCGTTATAGCGCATTCGCAGTCCTTCCACGCCCAGCCGCTTGCCGGGCAGGTCCAGCGCCGCCAGCGCGGCATGCACGGCCCCGTCCGGCCCATCGGTGTCGGTGTAGGTGAAGAGCCGGATCGGGTATGGCGGGCTGGCCAGCTTATCCTGCTCCAGGGCCGGCAGGACAAAAACCGGGTCGCCGGCGGGCGGGTAGAAGCCGAACAGCGGGCGCTCCATCAGGTGGAACTCCTGCCCGGTCAGGTAAATCATATTGGGGCCGGGGACAAGCGCAATGGCGTCCAGCCCGGCGCTGGCTACAATCTGCTGGAGGGTCTGTAAGCGTGTCGTGTACATCGATCACTGCCTCTGAGCGTCAGATGAGCGCAACTACGGCCAAGCGTAGCAACGGAGCGAGATTCGGGCAACCAGGGCACAGCTACTCTTGCTGCACAAACAGGATCACTACCCCCAGCGCCAGCAGGTAGGCCAGCGCCGCGGCAGCAGCATTGGCGGCGATTCCCCCGGCGAAGAGGGCCGTCCCCAGCGGCGCGCCTACCATGCGCCCGAAGGAGACAAAGGCCACATTGCCGGCCAGCAGCGTCGCCCGGCGTTCCGGAGCAATCTCCGTCATCAGGGCGATGCTCGTCACCAGCGTTGCCTCAAACGTCAGGTAGAACAGGAACAGTCCCAGCAGGCTACCCTCCACGCTGGTCCCCAGCGCCGGCAGCGCCAGGGCGCTCAGCACGCTGGCCGCTGCGCCCAGCGCCACCGCCCGCCGCTTGCCCAGCCGGTCGACCACGCCGATAACCAGCCCTTCGCCGCCCAGTTCCGCCACGCCGATCACGATCGATGCCGCCCCCAGCGCCGCGATCTGCAGGCCGAAGGCATCCTCCAGCCACACGCCAAAGACGATGCTGACCAGCTCATTGGCGAAGGTGATCAGCAGGCTGACGGTCAGGGCAGCCAGGGCGGAGCGGTAGGTCAGCAGGGCACGGATGGCATCCGGCAGTGCGGGCGGCTGGCTGCCCGATCCACGCCCGCCGCTGACCAGCAGCGCCAGCAGGACGCAGCAGCCAAGCAGCAGCGCCGCCAGCCAGGGGAAGGCCGCGTTCCAACCGCCGCGCGCGATCAGCCACCCGGCAACCGGGATGCCCACCAGATATGCCGCTGACCAGGCCAGCTCGGTCAGGCCAATGGCCAGGCCCCGCCGCCGGTAATCCACCCGATCGCCAACGTAAGCCTGCATTGACGTGTCAAAGACGATCTTGCCCGCACCCAGCAGTAGCAGCCCGGCGAAGAAAATGCCGTACAGCGGCAGGATCGTCATCAGCAACAGGGCAGCGATCACCGCGATGAGGCCGATCAGCATCCCCGCCCGGCGCCCGCGCCGATCAGCGATCACGCCAAAGGCCGGACCAAGCAACCCCAGGCTGGAACGGGCGGTAATGGCCAGCGCCACCGCCTCCAGGTCCACGCCCAGTCCGCGGGCGATGGTTGGCAGGAAGGGGTAAACCAGCCGGTAGGCGGTATTGATCAGGGTGCGGGTGACGGTGATGGTGACGATCTGGTAGCGCAGGCGGGCAGGTTGGCGAATGGCGCTCACAGAGTCTCCTTTGCAGGCAGGCGTCAGCGAATATGCGGCCAGCCGCCGCGATCCAGATAATCGTGCATGATCTGGCTGATGGCTTCCAGGCGCGTCTGCGCCAGCACCTGTTCGACCGGCAGGAAAGCTACCGCCGAATTCTCGTCGTCCGCGCCTTCCGGGATGAGTTGCCCACCGGTCACGCGGCAGGCATACGCTGCGCCCACGCCGTGCACCGCATCACCGTTGGGATAGGTGACATAGAACAGGCGCGGATCGCTATAGAGACCCACCAGCGCGTACGGCTCCACGATCAGGCCGGTTTCCTCCTGCACCTCGCGGACGACGGTAGCCGGGCAGGTCTCGCCCAGATCGCTGAAGCCGCCGGGGAAGTCCCAGCAGGCAAAGTCGGCGCGGTAGGTCATCAGGATGTAGCCGCGGTCATCCTCCACGATGGCCAGCGCGCCGGGCAGAATCACCGTCTCGTGGCCGACAGCAGCCCGCAATACAGGGTAGTACGGGCGCAGCGGCGGAAACGACTCGACCGGTTCGATCTGCGGCGGCTCCCCGGCGCGGGCGCGCAGCGCGCACGTCACCATCTCCTGGTGGGAGGGATGCGTCCGGCGCAGAAAGGCTTCCGGCTCGATGAAAAAGGCCGTCAGCGTCTCGCCGCCGTCTGCCTGAAGCGCGCCGCCTGCCGCTTCCCCCCAGAAGATAGCCGTCCACTGCTGAACCTGATCGCCGTTGGGGTAGCGCAGATTGTAGCGGGGATGGGTCAACAGGCCAGCCAATCCCTTGATCTCCGCCGTAATGCCCGTTTCCTCCCGCACCTCGCGCCGGGCCGTCTGGAGCAGGGTCTCGCCCGGTTCCATGGCCCCGCCGGGGATGCTCAGCCAGTCGAAGTCGTAGCGCGTCTGGGCCAGGATGCGCCCCTGCGCGTCGAAGATCACGGCGCTGGCGTAAACCAGGTAGATCAGCTGGCTGCCAACCTTGCCGCGCAGCCATTTGACATAGCCATCTGCCAGCGATTGCGGCGGATTGATTGCACTCATGGGTTTCCTCTGTGTGCCGGGTAGCGCGGCCTGCAGGGTACAGCGTGCCCTTGACAAGCGCCGCTGGCGGGCGCTACAATGCTTGCCACAGGACGGGCGTGTAGCTCAGTTGGGAGAGCGCTACAATCGCACTGTAGAGGTCCAGGGTTCGAATCCCTGCACGTCCACACACAAAAGCGTGAGCAGCGTGCTCACGCTTTTTGCATCGATCGCTCCGGTTGCGCACGTCCTGCTTCCACGGGTTCTGCCCCCGGCAGCGCCGATGATGCTACGGCCAGACCTCGTCCACGCGGTCGGCCCGGATCGTGATTCGCTCTTCAACCAGATCGCTGCGCCCTGAGTCAAAGTCGGAGTACTGGATCGCCTGGATGATGGCGTTGCGGTAGATCCAGCGGCGGGTTTCCACCCCCTCATCCAGGGCGATGATGGCCACGTCGCGGGTGGGGCGGCTGCCATCGCGGGAGGTCCGGGCCCAGACATTAAAGGGCGCGGCAGGATCGTGCTGCACCATCTTGGTGATGGTAAGCGGCGGCAACTCGCCTTCCAGCACAAAACTGGTCAGGCCCTGCACAGCAAAAATGCCGCTGACCACCTGACCATCCAGCGCCACCTGAAACTCGTGAGCCGAGAGACTGTCAACCGATTTAACACCAATGGCTGGATTCATAGCCCGATCCAGACTCCTTTCTGCCGGAGGAACCGGTCAGCGGCTTCGTAGCACGTTTCTGTCAAGTGAACGCACCCGCCTGCCTTAGCGCCTGTAGATAACAGTATACAGGGGGGCTGAAAATCCACGCAAATGACCGTATTCACTCCCGTAACATGCAACCGGGGGAGCCAGGCCCCGCAACAGCCCGGTGGCCATTGCTACGACACCAGCAACCCTTCTTTTGCCAGGAAGTCCAGCATGGCCTCCTGCCACGGGCGCAGGGTGATGCCCAGCAGGGCGGCGGCGCTATTCTCCAGGGCGCTAAATTCCGGCGGGCGAGAGGGGCGCGGGTACTGGGCCAGGACGATCGGCTCGATCGGGATAGCGGCATAGCCGGCATGATCCAGAACAAAGCGAGCCAGCCCCCAGCGGGAGACATACCCGGCGTTGACCAGATGGTATGTGCCATAATGCCCGCTGGCCAGCAGGCGGACGATCGCCTCCGCCAGGTCGTCGTTGTAGGTCGGGGCGGCGATTTCGTTGATTACCACGCGCAGAACCTGTCCCTGCTGCGCCCGGTTGAGGATGGCGTGGACGAAGTTGTGGCCGCCGTGGGCGATCAGCCAGGAAGTGCGCACAATGTAGTGCTGCGGGACCAGCTCGCGCACAATCTGCTCGGCCACCCATTTGCTGTAGCCATACGGGTTGATCGGGCTGGCAGCGTCGTATTCGCGGTAAGGGGCGCGGGCCTGGCCATCAAAGACCTCGTTGGTGCTCACATACAGCAGCGCCGCACCCAGGCGCTGGCAGGCCAGGGCAACATGCTTGGTGCCATAGGCGTTCACGCGCAGGGCGCGGCCCGGATCGCGGGCGCAGCCGTCAACATCCGTCCAGGCGGCGCAATGGATGACCAGCTCAGGCGCCTGATCGACCAGCGTGCCCACACTCGCCGGATCGGCCAGGTCGACCTCCGGCAGGTCGACGCCCAGGATCGGATGGTGCGGGGCGAGCAGGGCAGCCAGCCGCCCGCCCAGTCGACCTTTGACGCCGGTGATCATGATGCGCATGGGCACCCCCTCCCTCAAGTATGCCAGCTATAGCCGCCGGAAGTATACCCGATTTCAGGCTTCGAGGCGGCTGATCATGACGTTGGGCGGTGTTGCATCGCTACCTGAGATGCGAGGCTGATGTTCACACCGTGGCGATGTCCCCCGCGGTGATTCGGAGGTATCGAGCCACCTGTCACCCGTCTGAACAGACATCAATTCATAAATTGAAAATAAATCTTGTAGTTGATATATTGACAATAATCAATTATCAACTATGATGATGATACTGACCCAGTGTTCAGGAAGGTGAACTATGAACCGCCTCAGAATTGCTGTACCGGTAATCGTCCTCCTGGTTGGATTGATCACCGTTGGCCTGCCTGTTGCCGAAGCCATACCCCGGGAACCGATCACTGTCAAAGTCTGTTGGACCAGCAATCCGCTAATCTCGCAGTATGCTCTGGTTGACCTGACCAATGGCACCAGTGTCACCGCCAGCCAGCTGACCGGTGGCGTGTTGCTGGTCGCGCAATACGATGGCTTCGTTGAATACGGGTACTGGACCAGCCGGGAAGGATACTTTGTCCTCGGCTGGGGCTGGGAGTCTGAGGGACAGCAATTCTATTCCGCTAACGAACAGGGTCTCCTCACCACAGAGCAACTGGCCGAAGTCATGACTGTGTTCGGGCCG is a window encoding:
- a CDS encoding DMT family transporter, which encodes MATDAPAGRPDTSPWPYVILILSAVAFGFSAIFARLAAEAPALVIATWRATIAALAMTLPFLAQSPAARRLDAPRRRAGLLGGLLFAVSLAVFHIALERTTAANATFLGNLAPLWVGVITLLVLRRALPRLFWPGMAVALLGAGLMVFSEGGLTGVHSGDLIIFANSTIWAAYQVLTGEARARISALTWGWMVTGIGMLILIPLTLLRGYSLTGYDGPTIAALVAAGLISQFGGFMGYNYALGYVPVARASVINLLQPVITAVVAALLLGEPFGGWRLAGGALVLTGIYVATRPGYSRLASQQAAEA
- a CDS encoding NAD-dependent epimerase/dehydratase family protein; the protein is MRKEVVLVTGASGEMGQALIQRLSASGVRNILALDVRPLPDEIRKHCPYSITGDLLDDKLMDRLVSEFSIPRIFHLAALLSTRAEFTPEAAHRVNVDGTLGLLKLAVDQAMWLGQPVKFIFPSSIAVYGLPDLATKASAGAVREHEWNIPTTMYGCNKLYAEHLGRYYARHYRQLAAERPPHTVDFRAIRFPGLISAFTVPSGGTSDYGPEMLHAAARGEPYACFVREDTTMPFMAMPDAIKALLMLEAAPQERLTTHVYNVTSFSLSAGDFRGEVLRAFPGAQITFAPDRRRQGIVDSWPVDQDDSRARQDWGWAPDYDLRRAFDEYLVPNIRERYTMPGA
- a CDS encoding oligosaccharide flippase family protein, which translates into the protein MIAVLRRGQRALESRSARTTLWYVTGHTLQKGLDFLFMPVFALLLTPEEYGAVALFLTWMTIFNSTITLRLDRAVGRARYDYDDRRFRQFLSTIAALGTLTALAALGGLALLPGETLAALFRIERRLVLLAASAAAGLFVIEIVLEAWLYAYRYRLYTALSLALALLRIVLSLAFILILPGRLPGVDGALARALGIALVSGGGGLVLGAGLLWRGRRPVDRAAWRYALAYSVPLIPHLLAGLLLSQFDRVLIGQYAGLGAAGIYSFAYQIGSVVFVLWAGANRAWVPWFFEQMAREGQEGDSTARVAIRAAIRARASQYTLLFAVVTAGLIIVGPPLARLVTPPEYREGLAIVPVVMAGCFFMLPHTFYVNLEYYEKRTGTISLGTMLAAAANIALNVALIPPYGYPVAAWTTVLGYLLLFLFHAAFVRFRLKQANLFPFLLLLATGLTLAALAAILQAATG
- a CDS encoding glycosyltransferase, which codes for MQLSFIVITYGRQDDLYRCLESIFRQEGLPAPYEIILINNGPQETLRLPPLDDRARLHVEHAPHNLGVCGGRNLGIRLARGDLLIFIDDDAAWSTPQEVSRIVGYFAANPRCGGLCGRILHPDGRLDERHLPYPDKAYARALTAPTPAPYFLGTAHALRAAALGGPEVYPERYFYAMEEIDLSLRLIDAGWEIVYLPEVAARHYTSSEGRLEEVERWQHYSLNKARMAWRLLPLPYPLTTMLIWGVAALIRTRRPGVALGMLGALWAERTLLRRERRPIRPATVRYLRRIGARLLY
- a CDS encoding reactive intermediate/imine deaminase (has endoribonuclease activity on mRNA), whose product is MRDVIKTSDAPKAIGPYSQGIRIGNLVYTAGQAAVDPATGRLIEGDIKAQTEQTMKNLDAILRAAGTSLQRAVKANVYLHNIADFAAMNEVYARWIDPEKPPARTTVGGLDLPLGALVEIEVVADASEGS
- a CDS encoding aminopeptidase P family protein; this translates as MYTTRLQTLQQIVASAGLDAIALVPGPNMIYLTGQEFHLMERPLFGFYPPAGDPVFVLPALEQDKLASPPYPIRLFTYTDTDGPDGAVHAALAALDLPGKRLGVEGLRMRYNEALLITRHAPGAVITDAGDALAALRLRKDAAEVAALRRAIAISQDALQEVIGTVRPGMTERQIANALVIAMLQRGGGELLFPPIVLGGPNSALPHGVPGSRALREGDLLLFDFGISFDHYTSDITRTFALGEPDARLREAYAAVYAANAAGRRAAGPGVPCQEVDRAARAEIEKAGLGAYFTHRTGHGLGMEVHEGPYIREGNAQLLEPGHVFTVEPGVYLPGVGGVRIEDNVLITADGAESLTTFPRELQVIGG